In Bacteroidota bacterium, the genomic stretch TTTTGGACAGAGTTTAATTTACACCCTCGAAACATCATACTGGTTAGAAATAATTGATGAATTAGGCTGGATTAACTCAGACGTAATTCAAACCACTTTAAAAGAATCAAATGAATTAATGCAATTTTTACTTCAATCAGCAAAAACTTAAAGCATTAAGTACTTTAGGCAATCTAAGTACTCTAGGCATTTTAGACACTTAAATTTTTCAACATGAAACTAATAACAATCATATTACTCTTACTCAGCACAACACTCTTTGCTCAGTATCCAGATGCAAAAGAAGTGCTTGATAAAATTGACAAAAACATGTCCTCAAAAAACAGGGTAGCTACGTCAAAAATGATCATTCATGGAAAAAGAGGAAGCAGAACAATTGAATCAAAATCCTATGCCGAAGGCGACAAAAAATCCTTTACTGAATATTTAAGCCCAGCTCGTGAGGCTGGAACCAAAATGCTCAAACTGGAAGATAAACTTTGGATTTTCTCACCTACAACTGATCGGATTATTCAGATTTCAGGACATATGCTCAGGCAATCAGTTATGGGGTCTGACCTCTCCTATGAAGATATGATGGATGACCGAAAATTAACAGACTTATATTCTGCTAAGATTATTGCCAGTGAAACATTGCTTGAGCGAAAATGTTGGATAATGGAATTAACGGCAAAGGTTTCAGATGTTTCATATGCCACAAGAAAAATTTGGGTTGATCAGGAAAGATATGTTCCCTTGAAAGAAGAACTTTATGCTAAAAGTGGACAAATACTTAAAAAAACAACTTTAAGCGATGTGAAAAAAGCTGATGGAAGGTGGTTCCCTCATAAAATTGTGTACAAAGACATGCTCAAAAGTGGGAAAGGAACGGAATTCATTATGCTTGAAATAAAATTCAATCAAAATATTCCAGACTATATATTTACGAAAGCCGCACTAAAGAAATAGTTAGAATCCTTCTTCAATCCTTCGTTTGGAACTAATCAGCAGTCGTATCCATTTATGTTTGACTTCCAGTTGATTGTGAAATGCTAGACCGGAAATGAAGAATATGAATAGATTCCCAATGCCTTGCCATAAGGTCGAAGCAAGTGGTTTGGGAGTTCCTAAATAATAGTGTACTGAATAAATACCTGCAAAAGCGATAAAAGCTGGTATAATGGAGGCAAGTGTTAAAGAAATCCAGGTGGTTTTAATTGATTTGCCTAATTTTTCACACAAACCGGCATTAAAGCCTCCCATGAAAAAATTATAGGTAAACTGCTTAACAAATGCCATGAAGGCAATCATATAGCCATATTTGAAATTAATATAATAAACAATGGAACCTGTGAGTAATCCAGCCATCAAGCCCATTTTGAAATTAAGCTGTCGCCTAAGCCATTTGTAAATTCGAAATAAAAAAAGTATTATCTTTCTTAAAGTAGCCAAAAGCAATTGGTAATTAGACCATAATATTACAAAAAATATAATTAGTAATTTTTGTAAATTCTAACTCAAACAGTGACATTTCTCATTTAAACCCAACTTATACCCATTTTAAAACGAAATCAGCAAGTTTTTTCTTGTATTTTTAAGCCAGAGAATTGTCTTTGACATATCAGCAAAGCATGCATGAGCAATGGATCTATCAACTTGCCTAATAACCTGAGTTCGGGATAAGCTTTGCTCACAGTTTCAGATGATTAGTTCATAGACAACTCCAATTTTCGAAGTACTATCTGGATAATTCAAGGAAATTTGAGGAAGTATATGGGCTAATCATCGAAACCCATGAATGGGAAAGCTAATAGTGCATCATCTTTGAACTTAAAATCACTTGAAATAGCATGCTATAACTTCATGATTATAAGCCCAAATCTAATGCCCCATTAGTTTTCTGTGAGTTAAATCTTATCCCGAACTCAGGTTAACAAGCCCAATCTGCAATCGTCCAGCCTTTCTTTTTTGCCATTGCTGTTAAACGTCTGTCGGGCTCAACGCAAATAGGATATCCAACGGCTTCCAACACCGGACTATCCGAAATAGAATCTGCATAATAATAGGTTTCGTCAAGTTTGAAATCATTTTCCTGACAAAACTTTTTAAGGCTTATTATTTTTTGCTCACCAAAACAAAGCTTGCCCACAACTTTTCCTGTATATTTTCCATCAATAATTTCCATATCGCTGCAAATCACTTCATCCATTTCGAATTTGCTGGCAATAGGATGACAAATGACAGCTAAGGCAGCTGACAATATCCCAATATGAGCTCCTCTTTCCTTGTGCATTTTCAGTTCATCCTCTATTTCTGGACGAATTTTATTGATCAAATAACGCTTAATAACTTGATCTGCTAAAGCTTGTAATTCTTTCTCTGCTATTCCCTCCATCCATTCAGCCATTTCCTCCAATATCATCATGGTATCGCGAACTTCAAGTCGGTAACATAAACCTAAATAAGCAGCTTTCATAAACTCGCGTGATGTCATGAGTTTATGCTTATAAGCTTCACGAACTAAAATGTTTCCACTATTAGTCGACAAAATGGTTCTATCCAGATCAAATAAAACTAAATATGTCTTGGGTGCTTTCATTAAAAAGGCTTATCTATTTTTTGATCAGTTGTTTATTGATTACTTTCCTGCCAATTTCAATTTTTAACAAATAATGCGATGCTGCCAATTTTTCATTAATCTCGAATTGATGACGACCTTTCAATAATTGATCATGTACAACGGTTTGTATTCGCTTTCCTTGTGCATCATATAATGTAATTAACACGTCTTCCTGCTGATCTAAAATAAAACTTATATGTACAAATTGATTGAATGGATTGGGATATACCTGCAATTGGAAATCCTGCTCAATTGCCTGATCGATAGACGTTTTATTGCTAATGCTGATGCTGTCGGTCGAAGTGCTAAAACAATCTTCAGTAGATGAAATCTGCAACTCAACTTGATAATCTAAATTATGAGGATAAATATGACTTGGACTTCGAAGCTTCGAGGAATCTCCATCGCCAAAGTACCAGCTAAATAAATGACTGGCATCAGCATAGGGTTCGAAGCTTAACTCACCTTCAGC encodes the following:
- a CDS encoding outer membrane lipoprotein-sorting protein gives rise to the protein MKLITIILLLLSTTLFAQYPDAKEVLDKIDKNMSSKNRVATSKMIIHGKRGSRTIESKSYAEGDKKSFTEYLSPAREAGTKMLKLEDKLWIFSPTTDRIIQISGHMLRQSVMGSDLSYEDMMDDRKLTDLYSAKIIASETLLERKCWIMELTAKVSDVSYATRKIWVDQERYVPLKEELYAKSGQILKKTTLSDVKKADGRWFPHKIVYKDMLKSGKGTEFIMLEIKFNQNIPDYIFTKAALKK
- a CDS encoding HAD-IB family hydrolase — protein: MKAPKTYLVLFDLDRTILSTNSGNILVREAYKHKLMTSREFMKAAYLGLCYRLEVRDTMMILEEMAEWMEGIAEKELQALADQVIKRYLINKIRPEIEDELKMHKERGAHIGILSAALAVICHPIASKFEMDEVICSDMEIIDGKYTGKVVGKLCFGEQKIISLKKFCQENDFKLDETYYYADSISDSPVLEAVGYPICVEPDRRLTAMAKKKGWTIADWAC